In the genome of Raphanus sativus cultivar WK10039 chromosome 9, ASM80110v3, whole genome shotgun sequence, the window TGCAAGTGTATGAAAATATAAAGCCTTACTTACATATGAAAGAAGGGTTTTTCCTTCTTCACCATTGATAAATCTTGATATcttctctccactgattatttcTAACAATAGAACTCCGAAGCTGTAGATGTCGGACTTCTCAGAGAACGTGCCAGTCCATGCATACTCAGGAGACATATATCCActataaaaacatcaaaaatctTTCACCCATAATTGATATATGATTATGAAAATGAATCTTGTTAAATGTGGTTTTGGAAATAGATTCTTACAGTGTTCCTACAACCCTTCGAGTGTTGTTCTGATATTCAGTTCCCTGATACATCCTAGCCAATCCAAAATCTGATATTTTTGGGTTCATCTTCTCATCCAGAAGGATATTGCTCACCTTGAGGTCTCTGTGAATGACCCTGAGGCGTGAGTCACGATGGAGATAGAGAAGTCCACGTGCAATACCTTGAATGATATTGAATCTCTTTGGCCAGCCGATCTCAATCCTTTTTCTTGAATCTAAGATATAATACAATGTAAAAACTATCAGAAAGAGTGTTGTAGACAGAGATAAAAACTACTAATAGAGAAAGAATGAGACCAGAAGAGACAAACCAAAGAGAAAATTATCAAGGCTTTTGTTCAACATGAACTCATAAATCAATAGCTTCTCTTCTCCTTCAATGCAGCATCCCAAAATTCGAACTAAGTTGTTGTGTTGAAGTTTTGAGATGAGTACTATCTCATTCATGAATTCTTCTTTGCCCTGTCCTGAGCTGCTAGAAAGCCGTTTTACAGCAATTTCTTTCCCATCTTGTAGCTTTCCCTGAAACAGATTGCACAACATCCTTGAGAACATAAACAAagaatagatagatagatagatagatagatagatagtaAAGAGGACAATGATTCTCCAACCTTGTAAACTGAGCCAAATCCACCTTGTCCGAGTTTATTTGAGAGACTGAAATTATTGGTGGCAGTTTGAATTGTATTCATGTCGAAGAAATTTAAACCTGAGACATGTGGCTTCAGACCCTTCCTCCATGCATCTCGTGAGGCTTCCTTTGAAATCATTGCTGAAATAAAGTTACATGAATAAATAGATACGTAGTAAAGTCATCAGGGTGGTTAACATTTAGCAAGCAAATGATTAGATAAGAACAAGAAACAGCTAGTTACCAATATGTTTAAGTCTGTATCTCCAGAAACAAAACGCAGCAGAACACAATAACACAAAAAGAGAAAGGCTCACAACACTAGCAGCAATAATCTTCTTGTTAATATTTCCACcttagatatataagaaaaaagcAAATTACACAAATAAGTAATGGTACTTCAGAAAGAACAGTGTCAAAGGAACTGAGTAGATTTTAGGACAATTAACATTATGTTTCATGTTTCTATTAAACCCATACCTAGTTCAGAGCTTGCAAGACGAATGAAAAGAAGCTCTCCTCCCTCAGAAAACTGCATTATGTCTATTAGCTCTTGATTCCATACTAAGCACCCAATCCCACTAATATAAGCAAAGGCCAAGCACGAACAATTGTGGAGGCAGCTTTGGCGGCACGCTTCAATATCCACAGAACTTACAAATTTGTAAAAGTCTGGAGGCTTTATGTTGGGAACAGGATGGAAGCCATTCGCAGATTTGCTAGTAGAGTTTCCATGACAAAATAGTTCGGTTCGCCTCCCACAACCACCAGTCCAGTTTCCTTTTCTCCACTCATCCGTGGATTTTGGTACAAACCCTTTAAAGCATTTACACTTTAGAGGAACTGAACTAACACACAAACCAAAAGGTCCACATGCACCGTAAACTTCGCATAAATTGGCTGGGGCCTTAAAGGGTACTTCCCAGTCGGCTCCACTACGTCGAAACCTCTTTAATGAGCCCTCTGGTGTTAAAACTACACTTGAAAGTTGTGAACTTCTGTCTTCATAAGAGAAAGACCCTGACACGTTTGCATCCTGCTGAAAACTAAAAGGACTTGCTAATGTATCATCCATTAGCGGTGTCCCGGTGAACTTCGGATAAGCCCATGGACCGCTTCTATAATAACGTGTCGAGCCATTCATAGTAATTAACTGTGATGGCTCTTGTGGTGTGATCTGAGCCAGAAAGTTACCCGGCGATGGATCATTTTGACTTTTCCAAGAAGTCAACACTCGCTTCTTACCGGTGGCGAGATTATACATCAGAGGTGAGGAAGGGAGCAGAGTATCACCAAGTTCCTCAAAGCTTTCCCATATAGTATTTCCTGAAACGTTTTCTGTGACAATAAGATTTCCTTTGTCCGAAAGCTTTGCACGAGACCCGTTAGACGTGGAAGTTCCTCCACTGGACCAGACTAGGCTGTCTTTGCCATTAAATAAGAGTAGACTTCCGTTGATGGTGATAGATAGATACGCCGAGGAGTCCACGACAGGGCTTTCTCTATTGGCCACCCACACAACCACCTTAGGAATGATACCTTTGAACCATATTCCGACATACTTATTTTGGGAGTTATTAAAACTGAAGAACCCCAGTTCATAAACTCCATTGGAGGAGCTGAGAGTTTGTCCTACTGACAAAGGACTCTCTGTCGTTATTTCTGCAAAGCTAAAACTAGAAAAGATGGtaaataagaataaataaacaaataacacGATACTCTTCTCCATGTGCTTCTGTCTCTCCGATATGTATCTTCTTTAAGAtgattttatcataaaaataaaaaaataaaatactcagGGACTTGACAACATCGCactaataatacaaaataaatttccaCGACTTAACGTAATTGCCACGAAGAACAGAAAACTCCGACCTTTGACCTGATTAACGACACAACATTGTCCCGTCCCTTTCAGTCTTGACATAAATAAGCCAACATTTTTCCACGCGTTGATTAACCTCAGATTGAAAGATCGTGTTGTTCCCATGTTCTTGGAATCTACAACCAACGAAAGATAAACATATACACTCTACAACAAATTGAAAGAAGACTTTAAGAATAATCAGAAGATGAGAATATTATTAGTCGTGAttcagaaaaaagaaagaaaaaagataatattatttGTCAATCAGATATTTCTAAGTGGTTTCTGAAGCCTTTGCAACAAACATCTCATCCTCTCTTGAAAAAGCCTTGTCACTTATCCTAATATATAACTCAAATAACTCTTAATTTCCTAAGTTTAACTTTATTAACGATAAATCACGTTCCAGTAACACCGATAACACCATTTAATTCAGTAATATATCAAAAAGTCCTAAAAATGTACCAAACGAACTTtgtaaatataaatctaaaagaTGGCATAGATTGTGCCCATCTCATTGATCTAATCTACATACCAGCCGGCTTAGGAGAGAGTGGCTCCAGTGATGGCATAGATTGTGCCCATCTCTTTGATCTAATCTGCATACCTTTTCCTGATCTGCAACGTTAGTAAATAGAGCACATATTtcaaacctaaaatctacagaatctgttaaaataataaaaaacagagTATAAGAGGAAGTTTAAAGACTGTCAGTAACGGACAGGCTATGTGATTTCTTTTTTGAAGGAGTGAAAATTTATTCAATCCAATACCTTTTTTAGGGGGTGTTGAATCCAgggtttttttatatttttgtttatgaaaataactactatattaaaaccatatttactttgattttgtttggtttatataccatcggtctaaatcaaaacaaattaaagaaaTGAAGGTTCAAGGATGTGGAAATGTTAAGTTAGCAACATTGAAAAATGGAACAATGTatgacacttttttttttgtaactgtttAATGTATGACACTTCAGACGTGTACAATATCCATGACACATTAATTGTTTCTTAACGCCCAATGATCACAGATTGTGTCATCTCATTGACGGTGATCAAAGCATTAGACAAGGATTCATAACCTCTCGTATGCACTACAAATATAGGTTGCTCTGGTGATGGAAGATCTGATTTTGTGGTGAGCATGGAGAGCAACTCAAGTGTGTTGGGTCTGTCTACAGGTTGGTGTTGAACACAGAGCAGACCAATCTGAACACATCTCCCAACTTCTAGTGGGTTGGATGAATCAGCAACATCTTGGTCCAAAAGAGAAATCCCTCCATTTTCACACCAAGATTCCCATACCTGTTGAGTTCCTAAGGATATTAACGTTTTGAAACCTCTGCAAatgtatgaaaaaaaaacaattgaagtGTTACATATTCAAGTAggtctttttcttctttggcATAGTTAAATCTTGAGATCTTCTCCCCACTG includes:
- the LOC108828135 gene encoding G-type lectin S-receptor-like serine/threonine-protein kinase At1g61490, encoding MEKSIVLFVYLFLFTIFSSFSFAEITTESPLSVGQTLSSSNGVYELGFFSFNNSQNKYVGIWFKGIIPKVVVWVANRESPVVDSSAYLSITINGSLLLFNGKDSLVWSSGGTSTSNGSRAKLSDKGNLIVTENVSGNTIWESFEELGDTLLPSSPLMYNLATGKKRVLTSWKSQNDPSPGNFLAQITPQEPSQLITMNGSTRYYRSGPWAYPKFTGTPLMDDTLASPFSFQQDANVSGSFSYEDRSSQLSSVVLTPEGSLKRFRRSGADWEVPFKAPANLCEVYGACGPFGLCVSSVPLKCKCFKGFVPKSTDEWRKGNWTGGCGRRTELFCHGNSTSKSANGFHPVPNIKPPDFYKFVSSVDIEACRQSCLHNCSCLAFAYISGIGCLVWNQELIDIMQFSEGGELLFIRLASSELGGNINKKIIAASVVSLSLFVLLCSAAFCFWRYRLKHIAMISKEASRDAWRKGLKPHVSGLNFFDMNTIQTATNNFSLSNKLGQGGFGSVYKGKLQDGKEIAVKRLSSSSGQGKEEFMNEIVLISKLQHNNLVRILGCCIEGEEKLLIYEFMLNKSLDNFLFDSRKRIEIGWPKRFNIIQGIARGLLYLHRDSRLRVIHRDLKVSNILLDEKMNPKISDFGLARMYQGTEYQNNTRRVVGTLGYMSPEYAWTGTFSEKSDIYSFGVLLLEIISGEKISRFINGEEGKTLLSYAWESWCENGGIDLLDQDVADSCNPSEVGRCVQIGLICVQHQPAGRPNTLALLSMLTTTSDLPLPTQPTFVVHSRDEESMSKDLMTVNEMTLSVILGR